The Glycine soja cultivar W05 chromosome 3, ASM419377v2, whole genome shotgun sequence genome window below encodes:
- the LOC114406856 gene encoding cyclin-P3-1-like has translation MASLALETEDVISDIYLSLGLKESDKGVGVPRVLSLLSSLLERSVQRNETLLEAKHVKDVVTVFHGLRAPTLSVRKYIDRIFKYSGCSPSCFVVAHIYVDRFIQHTEIKLTSLNVHRLLITSIMLAAKFIDDAFYNNAYYAKVGGVSTSELNRLEMSFLFGIDFRLQFSVDTFGRYCRQLEKEAAEVVQIERPMQACRIKESWSNKDDPTCASTIAR, from the exons ATGGCGAGTCTTGCTCTTGAAACCGAGGATGTAATCTCAGATATATACCTTTCACTGGGACTTAAGGAATCAGACAAAGGAGTAGGAGTTCCTCGAGTTTTATCTCTTCTCTCTTCACTTCTTGAGAGATCAGTTCAGAGAAACGAAACGCTATTGGAGGCAAAGCACGTAAAAGATGTAGTTACAGTATTTCACGGTTTAAGAGCTCCTACTCTGAGCGTTCGAAAGTACATTGATCGTATCTTCAAGTACTCAGGTTGCAGCCCATCATGCTTTGTCGTGGCACACATATATGTGGACAGATTCATTCAACACACAGAAATCAAATTGACTTCACTTAATGTGCACCGGCTTCTGATAACAAGCATCATGCTAGCAGCAAAGTTTATAGATGACGC ATTCTACAACAATGCTTACTATGCAAAAGTTGGAGGAGTGAGCACGTCTGAATTAAACAGGTTGGAGATGAGCTTTCTATTTGGCATAGATTTTAGGCTTCAGTTTAGTGTAGACACGTTTGGAAGATATTGTAGGCAATTGGAGAAAGAAGCTGCAGAAGTAGTCCAAATTGAAAGGCCAATGCAGGCTTGTCGAATTAAAGAAAGTTGGTCAAACAAAGATGATCCTACCTGTGCTTCCACAATTGCAAGATAA
- the LOC114405525 gene encoding sucrose transport protein SUC4-like isoform X1, whose product MAAIVVGATETSISTSRQQLGIPHQCASIIWICGPVLDLFMQPLIGHINDRCTSRFDRRRPFILIDVVIIFVVVLIIAYTANISWLLSDTTDYHPVTITIFIIDF is encoded by the exons ATGGCGGCAATTGTTGTTGGTGCAACAGAAACATCAATTAGCACATCTAGACAG CAGCTAGGAATCCCCCATCAATGTGCCAGCATCATTTGGATCTGCGGCCCAGTCCTCGACCTCTTCATGCAGCCCCTTATCGGCCACATTAATGACCGTTGCACTAGCCGCTTCGACCGTCGTAGGCCCTTCATCCTCATCGATGTCGTCATCATCTTTGTCGTTGTCCTTATCATTGCTTACACCGCCAACATCAGTTGGCTCCTCAGTGACACCACGGACTACCACCCTGTTACCATCACTATCTTCATTATCGACTTTTAG
- the LOC114405525 gene encoding sucrose transport protein SUC4-like isoform X2, protein MAAIVVGATETSISTSRQLGIPHQCASIIWICGPVLDLFMQPLIGHINDRCTSRFDRRRPFILIDVVIIFVVVLIIAYTANISWLLSDTTDYHPVTITIFIIDF, encoded by the exons ATGGCGGCAATTGTTGTTGGTGCAACAGAAACATCAATTAGCACATCTAGACAG CTAGGAATCCCCCATCAATGTGCCAGCATCATTTGGATCTGCGGCCCAGTCCTCGACCTCTTCATGCAGCCCCTTATCGGCCACATTAATGACCGTTGCACTAGCCGCTTCGACCGTCGTAGGCCCTTCATCCTCATCGATGTCGTCATCATCTTTGTCGTTGTCCTTATCATTGCTTACACCGCCAACATCAGTTGGCTCCTCAGTGACACCACGGACTACCACCCTGTTACCATCACTATCTTCATTATCGACTTTTAG